A genomic stretch from Alteribacter keqinensis includes:
- the gyrB gene encoding DNA topoisomerase (ATP-hydrolyzing) subunit B, protein MDQQQSYDESQIQVLEGLEAVRKRPGMYIGSTSVRGLHHLVWEIVDNSIDEAMGGHCDTIRVTIGEDNSITVEDNGRGIPVGIHEKMGRPAVEVIMTVLHAGGKFGGGGYKVSGGLHGVGASVVNALSTVLEVEVHKEGKIHYQQFRQGVPQEDLAVIGDTEKQGTIIRFEPDPEIFTETKTYDYDILANRLRELAFLNRGLRIFITDEREEDKSSEYYYEGGIASFVEHLNRTKAPIHEPPIFLEGEKDGMTIEIAIQYNEGFASNLYSFANNINTHEGGTHESGFKTALTRVINDYARRNNMFKEADPNLVGDDVREGLTGIISVKIPDPQFEGQTKTKLGNSEARTITDSLFTEHLSKFLAENPSVARKLVEKGILASRARDAAKKARELTRRKSALEVSSLPGKLADCSSKDASISEIYIVEGDSAGGSAKQGRDRHFQAILPLRGKIINVEKARLDKILSNNEVRAIITALGTGIGEDFDITKARYHKIIIMTDADVDGAHIRTLLLTFLYRYMRPLIEEGYIYIAQPPLYKIQQGKVVHYAYNEKEMERILSEIPDSPKPGLQRYKGLGEMNPTQLWETTMDPSNRTVLQVTMEDAMLADQVFEMLMGDRVEPRRDFIQENAHYVKNLDV, encoded by the coding sequence ATTGATCAACAGCAATCCTATGATGAAAGTCAGATTCAAGTATTAGAAGGCCTGGAAGCCGTAAGAAAGCGCCCGGGTATGTACATCGGTTCCACGAGTGTACGCGGTCTGCACCACTTAGTGTGGGAGATTGTGGACAACAGTATTGACGAAGCGATGGGCGGGCACTGTGATACGATCCGCGTGACGATCGGAGAAGACAACAGCATCACAGTTGAAGATAACGGCCGTGGTATTCCGGTTGGAATACATGAGAAGATGGGCCGCCCTGCAGTTGAGGTTATTATGACTGTCCTCCATGCCGGTGGTAAATTTGGCGGCGGAGGATACAAAGTATCCGGGGGACTGCACGGTGTAGGGGCTTCTGTAGTAAACGCCCTTTCAACAGTGCTGGAAGTGGAAGTTCATAAAGAAGGCAAGATTCACTATCAGCAGTTTAGACAAGGTGTACCTCAGGAAGACCTTGCTGTTATCGGCGATACGGAAAAGCAGGGAACGATTATCCGTTTTGAACCAGACCCTGAAATTTTTACTGAAACGAAAACGTATGACTACGATATTCTTGCAAACCGACTGCGTGAACTTGCATTCCTGAACAGAGGACTGCGCATTTTTATTACAGATGAGCGGGAAGAAGATAAAAGTTCCGAGTATTACTATGAAGGCGGTATTGCCTCATTCGTAGAACATTTAAACCGTACAAAGGCACCGATTCATGAGCCACCGATCTTTTTGGAAGGCGAAAAAGACGGCATGACAATAGAAATCGCAATTCAGTATAACGAAGGCTTTGCGAGCAACCTCTATTCTTTTGCCAATAATATCAATACCCATGAAGGCGGGACGCATGAGTCCGGATTCAAAACAGCTTTAACCCGGGTAATTAATGATTACGCCCGCAGGAACAATATGTTTAAAGAAGCAGATCCAAACCTTGTGGGCGATGACGTCCGTGAAGGACTTACGGGGATCATCAGCGTAAAGATCCCGGATCCGCAATTCGAAGGTCAGACAAAGACCAAGCTTGGAAACAGTGAAGCCCGTACGATTACAGATTCTCTGTTTACAGAGCATTTATCCAAGTTTCTGGCTGAGAACCCTTCTGTTGCACGTAAGCTTGTGGAGAAAGGAATTCTTGCTTCCCGAGCAAGAGATGCGGCTAAAAAAGCCCGTGAACTGACCCGTCGTAAGTCAGCTCTTGAAGTTAGTTCATTGCCTGGGAAATTAGCAGACTGCTCTTCCAAGGATGCGTCTATTTCTGAGATTTATATCGTAGAGGGTGACTCTGCCGGTGGTTCGGCTAAACAAGGACGTGACCGTCACTTCCAGGCAATCCTGCCGCTGCGGGGGAAAATCATTAACGTAGAGAAAGCACGTTTGGATAAAATCCTGTCCAACAATGAAGTCCGGGCGATTATCACTGCACTTGGAACTGGAATTGGCGAGGACTTTGATATTACAAAAGCAAGGTATCACAAAATCATCATCATGACTGATGCGGATGTTGATGGAGCCCACATCAGGACACTTCTCCTTACATTCCTGTACCGTTATATGAGACCGTTGATTGAGGAAGGGTACATCTATATCGCACAGCCGCCGCTATACAAGATTCAACAGGGGAAAGTTGTGCACTACGCCTATAACGAGAAAGAAATGGAGAGGATTTTGTCGGAAATTCCGGATAGTCCAAAACCAGGTCTGCAGCGGTACAAAGGTTTAGGGGAGATGAACCCTACTCAGCTTTGGGAAACAACAATGGATCCATCGAACCGGACAGTACTTCAAGTGACGATGGAAGACGCGATGCTGGCTGATCAGGTCTTCGAAATGTTAATGGGAGACCGGGTAGAACCACGTCGGGACTTTATCCAGGAAAATGCCCACTACGTGAAAAATCTTGATGTATAA
- the remB gene encoding extracellular matrix regulator RemB: MFIHLGGDTVIRSKDVVAILDHQSRGLSQDNQDFLTNGKEQDHITQISPDLVKSVVITVERVYLSPISSLTLKRRANVAVDFDEDETEKAENKDSSFN; this comes from the coding sequence ATGTTTATCCATTTAGGCGGAGATACGGTGATTCGTTCAAAAGATGTAGTGGCTATTCTTGATCATCAAAGCAGAGGATTGTCGCAGGATAACCAGGATTTTTTGACTAACGGGAAAGAACAGGACCACATCACACAGATATCGCCGGATCTCGTGAAGTCAGTTGTTATAACTGTAGAACGCGTCTATCTTTCACCAATTTCATCGCTCACCCTGAAGCGGCGTGCAAACGTGGCTGTGGACTTTGATGAAGATGAGACCGAAAAAGCGGAAAATAAAGATTCATCGTTTAATTGA